One segment of Stenotrophomonas sp. SAU14A_NAIMI4_8 DNA contains the following:
- a CDS encoding peroxiredoxin: MSSLPRPEPAHAPLPPGTPAPDFRLPATPDQTVTLAELRGRPVILAFYPADWSPVCGDQMALYNQLLPEFQRQGAQLIGISVDGVWCHAAFAEQRHLHFPLLADFEPKGAVARQFGAYREHDGVCERALFVIDAQGIVRWSYLSPLGINPGADGILDALSRLPRTAAAEVTP, encoded by the coding sequence ATGTCCTCCCTGCCCCGCCCCGAACCTGCGCATGCCCCGCTGCCGCCGGGAACGCCCGCCCCCGACTTCCGCCTGCCCGCCACGCCCGACCAGACCGTCACCCTGGCAGAGCTGCGTGGCCGCCCGGTCATCCTTGCCTTCTATCCCGCTGACTGGAGCCCGGTCTGCGGCGACCAGATGGCCCTGTACAACCAGTTGCTGCCCGAGTTCCAGCGACAGGGCGCGCAGTTGATCGGCATCTCCGTGGATGGTGTCTGGTGCCACGCCGCGTTCGCCGAACAGCGCCACCTGCATTTTCCGCTGCTGGCTGATTTCGAACCCAAGGGCGCCGTCGCCCGGCAGTTCGGTGCCTATCGCGAACACGATGGGGTCTGCGAACGCGCGCTGTTCGTGATCGATGCGCAGGGCATCGTGCGCTGGAGCTACCTGTCGCCACTGGGCATCAATCCCGGTGCCGATGGCATTCTGGATGCCTTGTCACGCCTGCCGCGCACGGCGGCAGCGGAGGTGACCCCATGA
- a CDS encoding thioredoxin domain-containing protein — MSRLHVPVSASDHASGPADAAVTLVEYGDYQCPYCGQAYPIVKALQQALGDSLRLVFRNFPLSEMHPDALNAARLAEAAADAGHFWSAHDLLYERQGALAPHDLQRYGELLQLPPERVRAALAGADDARIEADFMGGVRSGVNGTPCFFINGVRHDDSWDYDTLLLALQRAM, encoded by the coding sequence ATGAGCCGCCTGCACGTTCCCGTCAGTGCCAGCGACCATGCCAGTGGCCCGGCCGATGCGGCGGTCACCCTGGTCGAATATGGCGACTACCAGTGCCCGTACTGCGGCCAGGCCTACCCCATCGTGAAGGCCCTGCAGCAGGCATTGGGCGATTCGTTGCGGCTGGTGTTCCGCAACTTCCCGCTCAGCGAAATGCACCCGGATGCCTTGAATGCCGCGCGCCTGGCCGAAGCCGCGGCCGACGCCGGACACTTCTGGAGCGCCCATGACCTGCTGTACGAACGCCAGGGTGCGCTGGCGCCGCACGACCTGCAGCGCTATGGCGAACTGCTGCAGTTGCCGCCGGAACGCGTGCGCGCCGCATTGGCCGGCGCCGACGATGCACGCATCGAGGCCGACTTCATGGGCGGCGTGCGCAGCGGCGTGAATGGCACGCCCTGTTTCTTCATCAACGGCGTGCGCCACGATGACAGCTGGGACTACGACACCCTGCTGCTGGCGCTGCAGCGCGCGATGTGA